In a genomic window of Sarcophilus harrisii chromosome 4, mSarHar1.11, whole genome shotgun sequence:
- the NFE2L1 gene encoding endoplasmic reticulum membrane sensor NFE2L1 isoform X1, producing the protein MLSLKKYLTEGLLQFTILLSLIGVRLDVDTYLNSQLSPLREIILGPSSAYTQTQFHNLRNTLDGYGIHPKSVDLDYYFTTRRLLNQVRALDRFQVPTTEVNAWLVHRDPEGSVSGSQPSSGLALDSASGLQDVTGSESGVRESEAEQGFGEELEDLGAVAPPVSGELTKEDIDLIDILWRQDIDLGAGREIFDYSHRQKESEVDKELKDGGECGDSWPDEGTEALARNLLVDGETGESFPAQVPGGEDQTALSLEECLRLLEATFPKGEESEFPASDVSSITEAVPTESESSVIQNSLLSPLLTETESPFDLEQQWQDLMSIMEMQAMEVNTATNEILYSTTSGDSLSTNYSLAPSTPINQNVSLHQASLGSCAQDFSLFSPEIESLPVASGSTLLQLAPNNSTSLNSTFGSTNLTGIFFPPQLNSTANETAGPELPDPLGGLLDEAMLDEISLMDLAIEEGFNPVQASQLEEEFDSDSGLSLDSSHSPASLSSSEGSSSASSSASSSASSSFSEEGAVGYSSDSENLDLEETEGAVGYQPEYTKFCRMSYQDPSQLSYLPFLEHVGHNHTYNMAPGALDTSDPQLPGSLKKGSREKQADFLDKQMSRDEHRARAMKIPFTNDKIINLPVEEFNELLSKYQLSEAQLSLIRDIRRRGKNKMAAQNCRKRKLDTILNLERDVEDLQRDKSKLLREKVEFLKSLRQMKQKVQSLYQEVFGRLRDENGQPYSPTQYALQYAGDGSVILIPRTLADQQARRQERKQKDRRK; encoded by the exons ATGCTTTCTCtgaagaaatatttaacagaagGACTCCTCCAGTTCACCATTCTACTAAGCTTGATTGGGGTGCGGTTGGACGTGGATACTTACCTGAACTCGCAACTCTCTCCACTCCGGGAAATCATCCTGGGGCCTAGTTCTGCCTACACACAGACCCAGTTCCACAATCTGAGGAATACCTTAGACGGCTATGGGATCCACCCCAAGAGCGTAGATCTGGACTATTACTTCACAACCCGGCGGCTTCTTAATCAAGTGAGGGCCCTGGACAGGTTTCAGGTGCCTACCACAGAGGTGAATGCCTGGCTGGTCCATCGAGATCCTGAGGGCTCAGTGTCTGGCAGTCAGCCCAGCTCAGGCCTTGCTCTGGATAGTGCTAGTGGCCTGCAGGATGTGACAGGTTCAGAAAGTGGGGTACGGGAAAGTGAAGCTGAACAGGGATTCGGGGAAGAGTTGGAAGATCTTGGAGCTGTGGCTCCTCCAGTCAGTGGAGAGTTAACCAAAGAG GACATTGATCTGATTGACATCCTTTGGCGACAGGACATTGATCTGGGTGCGGGGAGAGAGATATTTGACTATAGCCATCGCCAGAAAGAAAGTGAAGTGGACAAGGAGCTGAAAGATGGGGGGGAATGTGGGGACAGCTGgccagatgagggaactgaggccctgGCTCGAAACCTGCTAGTGGATGGAGAGACCGGGGAAAGCTTCCCTGCACAG GTGCCTGGTGGGGAGGACCAGACAGCCCTGTCTTTGGAGGAGTGCCTTAGGCTGCTGGAAGCTACCTTCCCCAAAGGGGAGGAGTCTGAG TTTCCAGCTTCAGATGTTTCCAGTATAACAGAAGCTGTGCCTACTGAGAGTGAGTCTTCAGTTATTCAGAACAGTCTCCTGTCCCCACTTCTGACAGAGACAGaatctccttttgatctggaacaGCAGTGGCAAGACCTCATGTCAATCATGGAAATGCAG GCTATGGAAGTGAACACAGCAACAAATGAAATCCTCTACAGTACCACATCTGGAGACTCCCTGAGCACCAATTACAGCCTCGCTCCCAGCACTCCCATCAACCAGAATGTCAGCCTGCATCAGGCGTCCCTGGGGAGCTGCGCCCAGGATTTCTCACTCTTTAGCCCAGAGATCGAGAGCCTTCCTGTGGCTAGTGGATCCACCCTGCTCCAGTTGGCCCCCAATAACTCCACCAGCCTCAATTCCACTTTCGGTTCCACTAATCTGACAGggatcttttttcctcctcagctCAACAGCACAGCCAATGAGACTGCCGGTCCTGAGCTGCCTGATCCTTTGGGCGGCCTGTTGGATGAAGCCATGTTGGATGAGATCAGCTTGATGGACTTGGCCATTGAGGAAGGTTTTAACCCGGTGCAGGCCTCGCAGCTCGAGGAGGAGTTTGACTCTGACTCGGGACTTTCCCTGGACTCGAGCCATAGCCCTGCCTCTCTGAGCAGCTCAGAAGGCAGCTCTTCTgcctcctcctctgcctcctcctctgcctcttcctccttttcagaGGAAGGTGCTGTGGGCTACAGCTCTGATTCTGAGAATCTGGATTTAGAAGAGACTGAGGGGGCTGTGGGTTACCAACCTGAATATACCAAGTTCTGTCGCATGAGTTATCAGGACCCCTCCCAGCTCTCCTACTTACCCTTCCTGGAGCATGTGGGGCACAATCATACCTACAACATGGCCCCTGGTGCCCTGGATACCTCAGACCCACAACTCCCCGGGTCCCTTAAGAAGGGCAGTAGAGAGAAGCAGGCTGACTTCTTGGACAAGCAGATGAGCCGGGATGAACACCGGGCCCGAGCCATGAAGATCCCCTTCACGAATGACAAGATTATTAACCTGCCAGTGGAGGAGTTCAATGAGCTGCTATCCAAGTACCAGCTGAGCGAGGCCCAGTTGAGTCTTATCCGAGATATCAGGCGCCGAGGCAAAAACAAGATGGCAGCTCAGAATTGTCGTAAACGGAAACTAGATACCATCCTTAACCTCGAGCGGGATGTGGAGGACCTGCAGCGGGACAAGTCCAAGCTGCTCAGGGAAAAGGTGGAGTTCCTCAAGTCCCTGCGCCAGATGAAGCAGAAAGTGCAGAGTCTCTACCAGGAGGTCTTTGGGCGGCTGCGGGACGAGAATGGGCAGCCCTACTCCCCCACGCAATATGCCCTGCAGTATGCTGGGGATGGCAGTGTCATCTTAATACCCCGCACACTGGCTGACCAGCAGGCCAGGCGCcaggaaaggaagcagaaagataGGAGGAAGTGA
- the NFE2L1 gene encoding endoplasmic reticulum membrane sensor NFE2L1 isoform X4: MLSLKKYLTEGLLQFTILLSLIGVRLDVDTYLNSQLSPLREIILGPSSAYTQTQFHNLRNTLDGYGIHPKSVDLDYYFTTRRLLNQVRALDRFQVPTTEVNAWLVHRDPEGSVSGSQPSSGLALDSASGLQDVTGSESGVRESEAEQGFGEELEDLGAVAPPVSGELTKEDIDLIDILWRQDIDLGAGREIFDYSHRQKESEVDKELKDGGECGDSWPDEGTEALARNLLVDGETGESFPAQVPGGEDQTALSLEECLRLLEATFPKGEESEFPASDVSSITEAVPTESESSVIQNSLLSPLLTETESPFDLEQQWQDLMSIMEMQLNSTANETAGPELPDPLGGLLDEAMLDEISLMDLAIEEGFNPVQASQLEEEFDSDSGLSLDSSHSPASLSSSEGSSSASSSASSSASSSFSEEGAVGYSSDSENLDLEETEGAVGYQPEYTKFCRMSYQDPSQLSYLPFLEHVGHNHTYNMAPGALDTSDPQLPGSLKKGSREKQADFLDKQMSRDEHRARAMKIPFTNDKIINLPVEEFNELLSKYQLSEAQLSLIRDIRRRGKNKMAAQNCRKRKLDTILNLERDVEDLQRDKSKLLREKVEFLKSLRQMKQKVQSLYQEVFGRLRDENGQPYSPTQYALQYAGDGSVILIPRTLADQQARRQERKQKDRRK; encoded by the exons ATGCTTTCTCtgaagaaatatttaacagaagGACTCCTCCAGTTCACCATTCTACTAAGCTTGATTGGGGTGCGGTTGGACGTGGATACTTACCTGAACTCGCAACTCTCTCCACTCCGGGAAATCATCCTGGGGCCTAGTTCTGCCTACACACAGACCCAGTTCCACAATCTGAGGAATACCTTAGACGGCTATGGGATCCACCCCAAGAGCGTAGATCTGGACTATTACTTCACAACCCGGCGGCTTCTTAATCAAGTGAGGGCCCTGGACAGGTTTCAGGTGCCTACCACAGAGGTGAATGCCTGGCTGGTCCATCGAGATCCTGAGGGCTCAGTGTCTGGCAGTCAGCCCAGCTCAGGCCTTGCTCTGGATAGTGCTAGTGGCCTGCAGGATGTGACAGGTTCAGAAAGTGGGGTACGGGAAAGTGAAGCTGAACAGGGATTCGGGGAAGAGTTGGAAGATCTTGGAGCTGTGGCTCCTCCAGTCAGTGGAGAGTTAACCAAAGAG GACATTGATCTGATTGACATCCTTTGGCGACAGGACATTGATCTGGGTGCGGGGAGAGAGATATTTGACTATAGCCATCGCCAGAAAGAAAGTGAAGTGGACAAGGAGCTGAAAGATGGGGGGGAATGTGGGGACAGCTGgccagatgagggaactgaggccctgGCTCGAAACCTGCTAGTGGATGGAGAGACCGGGGAAAGCTTCCCTGCACAG GTGCCTGGTGGGGAGGACCAGACAGCCCTGTCTTTGGAGGAGTGCCTTAGGCTGCTGGAAGCTACCTTCCCCAAAGGGGAGGAGTCTGAG TTTCCAGCTTCAGATGTTTCCAGTATAACAGAAGCTGTGCCTACTGAGAGTGAGTCTTCAGTTATTCAGAACAGTCTCCTGTCCCCACTTCTGACAGAGACAGaatctccttttgatctggaacaGCAGTGGCAAGACCTCATGTCAATCATGGAAATGCAG ctCAACAGCACAGCCAATGAGACTGCCGGTCCTGAGCTGCCTGATCCTTTGGGCGGCCTGTTGGATGAAGCCATGTTGGATGAGATCAGCTTGATGGACTTGGCCATTGAGGAAGGTTTTAACCCGGTGCAGGCCTCGCAGCTCGAGGAGGAGTTTGACTCTGACTCGGGACTTTCCCTGGACTCGAGCCATAGCCCTGCCTCTCTGAGCAGCTCAGAAGGCAGCTCTTCTgcctcctcctctgcctcctcctctgcctcttcctccttttcagaGGAAGGTGCTGTGGGCTACAGCTCTGATTCTGAGAATCTGGATTTAGAAGAGACTGAGGGGGCTGTGGGTTACCAACCTGAATATACCAAGTTCTGTCGCATGAGTTATCAGGACCCCTCCCAGCTCTCCTACTTACCCTTCCTGGAGCATGTGGGGCACAATCATACCTACAACATGGCCCCTGGTGCCCTGGATACCTCAGACCCACAACTCCCCGGGTCCCTTAAGAAGGGCAGTAGAGAGAAGCAGGCTGACTTCTTGGACAAGCAGATGAGCCGGGATGAACACCGGGCCCGAGCCATGAAGATCCCCTTCACGAATGACAAGATTATTAACCTGCCAGTGGAGGAGTTCAATGAGCTGCTATCCAAGTACCAGCTGAGCGAGGCCCAGTTGAGTCTTATCCGAGATATCAGGCGCCGAGGCAAAAACAAGATGGCAGCTCAGAATTGTCGTAAACGGAAACTAGATACCATCCTTAACCTCGAGCGGGATGTGGAGGACCTGCAGCGGGACAAGTCCAAGCTGCTCAGGGAAAAGGTGGAGTTCCTCAAGTCCCTGCGCCAGATGAAGCAGAAAGTGCAGAGTCTCTACCAGGAGGTCTTTGGGCGGCTGCGGGACGAGAATGGGCAGCCCTACTCCCCCACGCAATATGCCCTGCAGTATGCTGGGGATGGCAGTGTCATCTTAATACCCCGCACACTGGCTGACCAGCAGGCCAGGCGCcaggaaaggaagcagaaagataGGAGGAAGTGA
- the NFE2L1 gene encoding endoplasmic reticulum membrane sensor NFE2L1 isoform X2, translating to MLSLKKYLTEGLLQFTILLSLIGVRLDVDTYLNSQLSPLREIILGPSSAYTQTQFHNLRNTLDGYGIHPKSVDLDYYFTTRRLLNQVRALDRFQVPTTEVNAWLVHRDPEGSVSGSQPSSGLALDSASGLQDVTGSESGVRESEAEQGFGEELEDLGAVAPPVSGELTKEDIDLIDILWRQDIDLGAGREIFDYSHRQKESEVDKELKDGGECGDSWPDEGTEALARNLLVDGETGESFPAQFPASDVSSITEAVPTESESSVIQNSLLSPLLTETESPFDLEQQWQDLMSIMEMQAMEVNTATNEILYSTTSGDSLSTNYSLAPSTPINQNVSLHQASLGSCAQDFSLFSPEIESLPVASGSTLLQLAPNNSTSLNSTFGSTNLTGIFFPPQLNSTANETAGPELPDPLGGLLDEAMLDEISLMDLAIEEGFNPVQASQLEEEFDSDSGLSLDSSHSPASLSSSEGSSSASSSASSSASSSFSEEGAVGYSSDSENLDLEETEGAVGYQPEYTKFCRMSYQDPSQLSYLPFLEHVGHNHTYNMAPGALDTSDPQLPGSLKKGSREKQADFLDKQMSRDEHRARAMKIPFTNDKIINLPVEEFNELLSKYQLSEAQLSLIRDIRRRGKNKMAAQNCRKRKLDTILNLERDVEDLQRDKSKLLREKVEFLKSLRQMKQKVQSLYQEVFGRLRDENGQPYSPTQYALQYAGDGSVILIPRTLADQQARRQERKQKDRRK from the exons ATGCTTTCTCtgaagaaatatttaacagaagGACTCCTCCAGTTCACCATTCTACTAAGCTTGATTGGGGTGCGGTTGGACGTGGATACTTACCTGAACTCGCAACTCTCTCCACTCCGGGAAATCATCCTGGGGCCTAGTTCTGCCTACACACAGACCCAGTTCCACAATCTGAGGAATACCTTAGACGGCTATGGGATCCACCCCAAGAGCGTAGATCTGGACTATTACTTCACAACCCGGCGGCTTCTTAATCAAGTGAGGGCCCTGGACAGGTTTCAGGTGCCTACCACAGAGGTGAATGCCTGGCTGGTCCATCGAGATCCTGAGGGCTCAGTGTCTGGCAGTCAGCCCAGCTCAGGCCTTGCTCTGGATAGTGCTAGTGGCCTGCAGGATGTGACAGGTTCAGAAAGTGGGGTACGGGAAAGTGAAGCTGAACAGGGATTCGGGGAAGAGTTGGAAGATCTTGGAGCTGTGGCTCCTCCAGTCAGTGGAGAGTTAACCAAAGAG GACATTGATCTGATTGACATCCTTTGGCGACAGGACATTGATCTGGGTGCGGGGAGAGAGATATTTGACTATAGCCATCGCCAGAAAGAAAGTGAAGTGGACAAGGAGCTGAAAGATGGGGGGGAATGTGGGGACAGCTGgccagatgagggaactgaggccctgGCTCGAAACCTGCTAGTGGATGGAGAGACCGGGGAAAGCTTCCCTGCACAG TTTCCAGCTTCAGATGTTTCCAGTATAACAGAAGCTGTGCCTACTGAGAGTGAGTCTTCAGTTATTCAGAACAGTCTCCTGTCCCCACTTCTGACAGAGACAGaatctccttttgatctggaacaGCAGTGGCAAGACCTCATGTCAATCATGGAAATGCAG GCTATGGAAGTGAACACAGCAACAAATGAAATCCTCTACAGTACCACATCTGGAGACTCCCTGAGCACCAATTACAGCCTCGCTCCCAGCACTCCCATCAACCAGAATGTCAGCCTGCATCAGGCGTCCCTGGGGAGCTGCGCCCAGGATTTCTCACTCTTTAGCCCAGAGATCGAGAGCCTTCCTGTGGCTAGTGGATCCACCCTGCTCCAGTTGGCCCCCAATAACTCCACCAGCCTCAATTCCACTTTCGGTTCCACTAATCTGACAGggatcttttttcctcctcagctCAACAGCACAGCCAATGAGACTGCCGGTCCTGAGCTGCCTGATCCTTTGGGCGGCCTGTTGGATGAAGCCATGTTGGATGAGATCAGCTTGATGGACTTGGCCATTGAGGAAGGTTTTAACCCGGTGCAGGCCTCGCAGCTCGAGGAGGAGTTTGACTCTGACTCGGGACTTTCCCTGGACTCGAGCCATAGCCCTGCCTCTCTGAGCAGCTCAGAAGGCAGCTCTTCTgcctcctcctctgcctcctcctctgcctcttcctccttttcagaGGAAGGTGCTGTGGGCTACAGCTCTGATTCTGAGAATCTGGATTTAGAAGAGACTGAGGGGGCTGTGGGTTACCAACCTGAATATACCAAGTTCTGTCGCATGAGTTATCAGGACCCCTCCCAGCTCTCCTACTTACCCTTCCTGGAGCATGTGGGGCACAATCATACCTACAACATGGCCCCTGGTGCCCTGGATACCTCAGACCCACAACTCCCCGGGTCCCTTAAGAAGGGCAGTAGAGAGAAGCAGGCTGACTTCTTGGACAAGCAGATGAGCCGGGATGAACACCGGGCCCGAGCCATGAAGATCCCCTTCACGAATGACAAGATTATTAACCTGCCAGTGGAGGAGTTCAATGAGCTGCTATCCAAGTACCAGCTGAGCGAGGCCCAGTTGAGTCTTATCCGAGATATCAGGCGCCGAGGCAAAAACAAGATGGCAGCTCAGAATTGTCGTAAACGGAAACTAGATACCATCCTTAACCTCGAGCGGGATGTGGAGGACCTGCAGCGGGACAAGTCCAAGCTGCTCAGGGAAAAGGTGGAGTTCCTCAAGTCCCTGCGCCAGATGAAGCAGAAAGTGCAGAGTCTCTACCAGGAGGTCTTTGGGCGGCTGCGGGACGAGAATGGGCAGCCCTACTCCCCCACGCAATATGCCCTGCAGTATGCTGGGGATGGCAGTGTCATCTTAATACCCCGCACACTGGCTGACCAGCAGGCCAGGCGCcaggaaaggaagcagaaagataGGAGGAAGTGA
- the NFE2L1 gene encoding endoplasmic reticulum membrane sensor NFE2L1 isoform X3: MLSLKKYLTEGLLQFTILLSLIGVRLDVDTYLNSQLSPLREIILGPSSAYTQTQFHNLRNTLDGYGIHPKSVDLDYYFTTRRLLNQVRALDRFQVPTTEVNAWLVHRDPEGSVSGSQPSSGLALDSASGLQDVTGSESGVRESEAEQGFGEELEDLGAVAPPVSGELTKEVPGGEDQTALSLEECLRLLEATFPKGEESEFPASDVSSITEAVPTESESSVIQNSLLSPLLTETESPFDLEQQWQDLMSIMEMQAMEVNTATNEILYSTTSGDSLSTNYSLAPSTPINQNVSLHQASLGSCAQDFSLFSPEIESLPVASGSTLLQLAPNNSTSLNSTFGSTNLTGIFFPPQLNSTANETAGPELPDPLGGLLDEAMLDEISLMDLAIEEGFNPVQASQLEEEFDSDSGLSLDSSHSPASLSSSEGSSSASSSASSSASSSFSEEGAVGYSSDSENLDLEETEGAVGYQPEYTKFCRMSYQDPSQLSYLPFLEHVGHNHTYNMAPGALDTSDPQLPGSLKKGSREKQADFLDKQMSRDEHRARAMKIPFTNDKIINLPVEEFNELLSKYQLSEAQLSLIRDIRRRGKNKMAAQNCRKRKLDTILNLERDVEDLQRDKSKLLREKVEFLKSLRQMKQKVQSLYQEVFGRLRDENGQPYSPTQYALQYAGDGSVILIPRTLADQQARRQERKQKDRRK; encoded by the exons ATGCTTTCTCtgaagaaatatttaacagaagGACTCCTCCAGTTCACCATTCTACTAAGCTTGATTGGGGTGCGGTTGGACGTGGATACTTACCTGAACTCGCAACTCTCTCCACTCCGGGAAATCATCCTGGGGCCTAGTTCTGCCTACACACAGACCCAGTTCCACAATCTGAGGAATACCTTAGACGGCTATGGGATCCACCCCAAGAGCGTAGATCTGGACTATTACTTCACAACCCGGCGGCTTCTTAATCAAGTGAGGGCCCTGGACAGGTTTCAGGTGCCTACCACAGAGGTGAATGCCTGGCTGGTCCATCGAGATCCTGAGGGCTCAGTGTCTGGCAGTCAGCCCAGCTCAGGCCTTGCTCTGGATAGTGCTAGTGGCCTGCAGGATGTGACAGGTTCAGAAAGTGGGGTACGGGAAAGTGAAGCTGAACAGGGATTCGGGGAAGAGTTGGAAGATCTTGGAGCTGTGGCTCCTCCAGTCAGTGGAGAGTTAACCAAAGAG GTGCCTGGTGGGGAGGACCAGACAGCCCTGTCTTTGGAGGAGTGCCTTAGGCTGCTGGAAGCTACCTTCCCCAAAGGGGAGGAGTCTGAG TTTCCAGCTTCAGATGTTTCCAGTATAACAGAAGCTGTGCCTACTGAGAGTGAGTCTTCAGTTATTCAGAACAGTCTCCTGTCCCCACTTCTGACAGAGACAGaatctccttttgatctggaacaGCAGTGGCAAGACCTCATGTCAATCATGGAAATGCAG GCTATGGAAGTGAACACAGCAACAAATGAAATCCTCTACAGTACCACATCTGGAGACTCCCTGAGCACCAATTACAGCCTCGCTCCCAGCACTCCCATCAACCAGAATGTCAGCCTGCATCAGGCGTCCCTGGGGAGCTGCGCCCAGGATTTCTCACTCTTTAGCCCAGAGATCGAGAGCCTTCCTGTGGCTAGTGGATCCACCCTGCTCCAGTTGGCCCCCAATAACTCCACCAGCCTCAATTCCACTTTCGGTTCCACTAATCTGACAGggatcttttttcctcctcagctCAACAGCACAGCCAATGAGACTGCCGGTCCTGAGCTGCCTGATCCTTTGGGCGGCCTGTTGGATGAAGCCATGTTGGATGAGATCAGCTTGATGGACTTGGCCATTGAGGAAGGTTTTAACCCGGTGCAGGCCTCGCAGCTCGAGGAGGAGTTTGACTCTGACTCGGGACTTTCCCTGGACTCGAGCCATAGCCCTGCCTCTCTGAGCAGCTCAGAAGGCAGCTCTTCTgcctcctcctctgcctcctcctctgcctcttcctccttttcagaGGAAGGTGCTGTGGGCTACAGCTCTGATTCTGAGAATCTGGATTTAGAAGAGACTGAGGGGGCTGTGGGTTACCAACCTGAATATACCAAGTTCTGTCGCATGAGTTATCAGGACCCCTCCCAGCTCTCCTACTTACCCTTCCTGGAGCATGTGGGGCACAATCATACCTACAACATGGCCCCTGGTGCCCTGGATACCTCAGACCCACAACTCCCCGGGTCCCTTAAGAAGGGCAGTAGAGAGAAGCAGGCTGACTTCTTGGACAAGCAGATGAGCCGGGATGAACACCGGGCCCGAGCCATGAAGATCCCCTTCACGAATGACAAGATTATTAACCTGCCAGTGGAGGAGTTCAATGAGCTGCTATCCAAGTACCAGCTGAGCGAGGCCCAGTTGAGTCTTATCCGAGATATCAGGCGCCGAGGCAAAAACAAGATGGCAGCTCAGAATTGTCGTAAACGGAAACTAGATACCATCCTTAACCTCGAGCGGGATGTGGAGGACCTGCAGCGGGACAAGTCCAAGCTGCTCAGGGAAAAGGTGGAGTTCCTCAAGTCCCTGCGCCAGATGAAGCAGAAAGTGCAGAGTCTCTACCAGGAGGTCTTTGGGCGGCTGCGGGACGAGAATGGGCAGCCCTACTCCCCCACGCAATATGCCCTGCAGTATGCTGGGGATGGCAGTGTCATCTTAATACCCCGCACACTGGCTGACCAGCAGGCCAGGCGCcaggaaaggaagcagaaagataGGAGGAAGTGA